Proteins from one Staphylococcus saprophyticus subsp. saprophyticus ATCC 15305 = NCTC 7292 genomic window:
- a CDS encoding DUF2922 domain-containing protein has product MSQTLELIFNDAVNKAIKLPLPKIEHFVNESAVKEGMTKIIDLDILRPKSGIPTSIHSAQIIDKSTKLIFEN; this is encoded by the coding sequence ATGTCACAAACCCTAGAGCTTATATTCAATGATGCAGTAAATAAAGCAATCAAATTACCATTACCCAAAATTGAACACTTCGTAAACGAATCAGCAGTTAAAGAAGGTATGACTAAAATCATAGATTTAGATATTTTACGACCTAAATCTGGTATTCCAACGTCTATTCATTCAGCACAGATTATAGACAAATCTACTAAACTCATATTTGAAAACTAA
- a CDS encoding efflux RND transporter periplasmic adaptor subunit: protein MTSLRKFLIFITLLALFCSITLLSWLYLTKSHTEHPHTVETLKIQYKEPQHFTGIQSPSQLTNIFFDSNKGIIHNWFVKNEEHVKKNQPLFEYYNVDIEHQITSKQKYLAHLNNIDPLKYPTISIERNRTQHEIETLQTQLRTTIYASMDGQIAINQRVPSQNNGLILQIFNPSAIIKAKVPESIVNTLELKDKVHICIDPGHSFTGTVNFISKLPLNTEANTKSSQYHVEISSTPDVKFGRHLRVEKPNYTIEIPKTAIYKKQFVFLQRNKKFIKRVIKTEKLGNNKDMKVIEGLNIGDTIAKNANHVLSKN, encoded by the coding sequence GTGACTTCTTTGCGGAAATTTTTAATTTTTATCACACTACTCGCTTTATTTTGTAGTATCACCCTACTAAGCTGGCTCTATTTAACAAAGTCTCATACTGAGCATCCCCATACAGTGGAAACACTCAAAATTCAATATAAAGAACCACAACACTTCACAGGTATACAATCGCCTTCTCAACTAACAAATATTTTTTTCGATTCAAATAAAGGCATCATCCACAATTGGTTTGTTAAGAATGAAGAACACGTCAAGAAGAACCAGCCCCTATTTGAATATTACAATGTTGACATCGAGCACCAAATCACTTCTAAACAAAAATACTTAGCCCACTTGAATAACATTGACCCACTTAAGTATCCTACAATCTCAATTGAAAGAAATCGTACACAACATGAAATTGAAACCCTGCAAACACAACTACGCACAACGATTTACGCATCGATGGATGGTCAAATTGCCATTAATCAACGTGTGCCTTCTCAAAATAATGGTCTTATTCTGCAAATTTTTAATCCCAGTGCTATAATCAAAGCTAAAGTTCCAGAATCAATAGTAAATACATTGGAATTAAAGGATAAAGTACACATATGCATTGATCCAGGTCATAGTTTCACAGGTACTGTAAATTTCATTAGTAAATTACCTTTAAATACTGAAGCTAATACAAAATCATCTCAGTATCATGTTGAAATCAGTTCAACACCGGATGTTAAATTCGGTCGTCATTTACGCGTAGAAAAACCTAATTACACTATTGAAATTCCAAAAACTGCAATATATAAAAAGCAATTCGTTTTTTTACAAAGAAATAAAAAATTTATTAAACGGGTTATTAAAACAGAAAAATTGGGTAATAACAAAGATATGAAAGTTATAGAAGGTTTAAATATAGGCGATACAATTGCTAAAAATGCAAATCATGTTCTGTCGAAAAATTAA
- a CDS encoding membrane protein, which yields MRVNDKVLVENINDYFTHKGLSPNLIEDIKEKLKKDFQKSEAKDEDYIEYRRKSPAEIILTIQRNLFTLQLNPIIFFIVNFILLSYLYDKQYVSFQAATGTSIFYFLIILPISIFIYLRIDWKNYLYSNKFEMVIGLVVAIAAFVLVILHTFDINLGIVAVTIYAHQVVFFIGILFSISGIYFKRLEFTGIGLLLCQKTIDAMIGNASIAQIGSIIIWILLLIVIIYYTIRISSRN from the coding sequence ATGAGAGTTAACGATAAGGTTTTAGTAGAAAATATTAATGACTATTTTACTCATAAAGGTCTTTCTCCAAACTTAATAGAAGATATTAAAGAGAAATTAAAAAAGGATTTCCAAAAATCTGAAGCCAAAGATGAAGACTATATTGAATATAGACGAAAATCACCAGCAGAAATAATACTAACGATTCAACGCAATTTATTCACACTACAACTCAATCCTATTATTTTTTTTATTGTTAATTTTATTTTACTTTCTTACTTATATGATAAGCAATATGTATCATTTCAGGCAGCTACGGGCACCTCTATTTTTTACTTTTTAATTATTTTACCAATTTCAATCTTCATATACTTGCGAATTGATTGGAAGAATTATTTATACAGTAATAAGTTTGAAATGGTGATTGGCTTAGTAGTGGCCATTGCTGCGTTTGTTCTCGTGATATTACATACATTTGATATTAATTTAGGTATTGTAGCAGTTACAATATATGCACATCAAGTCGTATTTTTTATAGGTATATTATTCAGTATTTCAGGTATTTATTTTAAAAGATTAGAGTTTACAGGAATTGGATTACTATTATGTCAAAAAACAATTGATGCGATGATTGGAAACGCGAGTATTGCACAAATTGGCTCAATCATTATTTGGATATTATTGTTAATTGTCATTATTTATTATACAATCCGCATCTCTTCTAGAAATTAA
- the sarA gene encoding global transcriptional regulator SarA encodes MAITKINDCFELLAMVTYADKLKGIIKKEFSISFEEFAVLTYISEHESEEYYLKDIINHLNYKQPQVVKAVKNLSQEDYFDKKRNEHDERTVLILVNTKQRKKINELLSRVNDRIKEANDEKEV; translated from the coding sequence ATGGCTATCACCAAAATCAATGATTGCTTTGAATTATTAGCGATGGTTACTTACGCTGATAAATTAAAAGGAATTATCAAAAAAGAATTTTCAATAAGTTTCGAGGAGTTTGCTGTATTAACTTATATTAGCGAACACGAAAGTGAAGAATATTATTTAAAAGATATTATTAATCATTTGAACTATAAACAACCTCAAGTTGTTAAAGCAGTTAAAAACTTATCTCAAGAAGATTATTTCGATAAAAAACGTAATGAACATGATGAAAGAACAGTATTAATTTTAGTTAACACTAAACAACGTAAAAAAATTAACGAGTTATTATCACGTGTGAATGATCGCATTAAAGAAGCTAACGACGAAAAAGAAGTTTAA
- a CDS encoding DMT family transporter, with translation MILLYIIGIVAGMVVPFQTSINSRLSLYTKSSFYASTISFATGTIFLILINLITNPHVFTAQFYNNQSFSYIWFVGGMLGVIFLTGNLLLLPRLGASLTVVMTVSGQIIMGVMIDTFGWFGANQEPFTIFKVLGIIVLIFGIILMNYVKRTPIETNKSSPVYIWLVIGFIFGFCPPIQTAINSALGQQIHSSVMASLISFAVGTIVLFILTLIFNRSLKLKTVDAKQGKLKPIYFIGGILGVVFVTTNIILMPHLGAALTTIIVMLGQMLMGVIIDHFGLLGTRINKITTRKIIGIIAIMIGIILLRLF, from the coding sequence ATGATCCTCTTATATATAATCGGGATTGTCGCAGGTATGGTGGTTCCTTTTCAAACTTCAATCAACTCTAGATTAAGTCTTTATACGAAATCTTCATTCTATGCGTCTACAATCTCATTTGCAACCGGAACTATTTTTTTAATTTTAATTAATCTTATTACCAATCCTCATGTATTTACAGCACAGTTTTACAATAATCAATCTTTCAGTTACATATGGTTTGTCGGTGGTATGCTTGGTGTTATTTTCCTTACTGGTAATCTATTGCTATTACCTCGTTTAGGCGCGTCATTAACCGTTGTTATGACTGTATCTGGTCAAATTATTATGGGCGTCATGATTGATACCTTTGGCTGGTTTGGTGCAAATCAAGAACCTTTTACTATCTTTAAAGTACTAGGTATCATTGTTTTAATTTTCGGCATCATACTTATGAACTATGTAAAAAGAACACCCATTGAAACAAATAAGTCATCACCCGTTTATATCTGGTTAGTGATTGGATTTATCTTTGGTTTTTGTCCTCCAATCCAAACAGCTATCAATAGTGCTTTAGGTCAACAAATACACTCATCTGTTATGGCCTCATTGATTTCATTCGCGGTTGGTACCATTGTCCTATTCATACTTACATTGATATTTAATAGAAGTCTTAAACTCAAGACAGTCGATGCAAAACAAGGTAAACTCAAACCAATCTATTTTATCGGTGGTATACTGGGGGTTGTATTCGTAACTACAAATATCATATTAATGCCACATCTTGGTGCTGCACTAACGACGATTATCGTTATGTTAGGTCAAATGCTAATGGGTGTAATCATTGATCATTTTGGTTTATTAGGTACGCGCATTAATAAAATCACTACGCGAAAAATCATTGGCATCATTGCGATAATGATTGGTATTATTTTATTGAGATTATTCTAA
- a CDS encoding sigS mRNA-stabilizing protein SroA, whose translation MSTISQLAVTMSRTLYDKDGKASQVKRHFTNLNTEATPEQLKSFKSIIEQITGERFDKLEVIKTEAIN comes from the coding sequence ATGAGTACAATTAGTCAACTTGCAGTAACAATGTCACGCACACTGTACGATAAAGATGGAAAAGCCAGTCAGGTCAAACGTCACTTTACTAATTTAAATACTGAAGCGACACCAGAACAACTCAAAAGCTTTAAATCAATTATCGAACAAATCACTGGAGAACGTTTTGACAAGCTAGAAGTCATTAAGACCGAAGCTATTAACTAA
- a CDS encoding alpha/beta fold hydrolase: MEKVATNYNNEIAYIREGQGFPVILIHGLDGNMASLYSLKDELKHKFEVIVYDVRGHGKSTKKNSFNLEDHVEDLKALMTKLNISSAHLIGHDMGGLIAKHFTDKYGSMVATLTLIACNLIDSVHALNKLMIEHQDEIEGFDKSEALILLLPYMYKEQEKAKKWFQNQLIYSRQSAEDSAVATRALMNFPVFNKDVVIKQTDVPTLIVNGVYDPLMTTETIEKYHYAFTRLQIQTFNESGHAPHIEEPEHFLDVYSDFIKANEFQKE, from the coding sequence ATGGAAAAAGTCGCAACAAATTATAACAACGAGATTGCATACATCCGAGAGGGTCAAGGTTTTCCTGTGATACTGATTCATGGCCTAGATGGCAACATGGCTTCATTATATAGCCTAAAAGATGAATTAAAACATAAATTTGAAGTAATTGTTTATGATGTAAGAGGACACGGTAAATCAACAAAAAAGAATTCGTTTAATTTAGAAGATCATGTAGAAGATTTAAAGGCTTTGATGACAAAATTGAATATTTCATCTGCACATCTTATTGGTCATGACATGGGAGGATTAATTGCAAAGCATTTCACTGATAAATATGGATCAATGGTCGCAACATTAACTTTAATTGCTTGTAATCTTATTGATAGTGTACATGCTTTAAATAAATTAATGATTGAGCACCAAGATGAAATTGAAGGTTTTGATAAATCTGAAGCACTGATATTATTATTGCCTTATATGTATAAAGAACAAGAAAAAGCTAAGAAATGGTTTCAAAATCAATTGATTTATAGTAGACAATCAGCAGAAGATAGTGCTGTAGCCACACGAGCATTAATGAATTTTCCTGTATTTAATAAAGATGTTGTTATTAAACAAACGGATGTGCCTACATTAATTGTTAATGGTGTATATGATCCTTTAATGACAACAGAGACTATTGAAAAATATCATTATGCATTTACAAGACTGCAAATACAGACATTTAATGAATCAGGTCATGCACCACATATTGAAGAACCAGAACATTTTTTAGATGTTTACAGTGATTTTATAAAGGCTAATGAATTTCAAAAAGAATAA